AAACATGGAGGGACCTAGCTTCCATCTCTGGGGTGAGTTGAAGATCTTAGATGTCTGCTCTGTGGGTTCCAAACTGGACTTTTCTCCTGGGGCCAGGGTTTGGAGAAGCTGTAGCCCCTAGGGTCTAGGTAGGAGCAGGGGTTTGGCATCCACCCATCAGAAGGCAATGGGCATCAGTGTGGCAGGGACAGAGAAATGGTGAGCAGGGCTAGCAAGTGGGCTGGTGGTGCTTGGAGAGAGGGCAAGAGGAGGAATGAAGGCCAGTGCAGGTTAGGACAGTGGGCTGAGGGTGCAGAGGAGCCCAGAAAGCCACAGGGTTCCCCTTGGGGACTTCATACAGAGGAAGATTGGTTGGAAGAGATGGTCTGAGGATGTGAATTGGGGACAGAGGTAGGAAGTGGAAGAGAAATCTTAGAGTGGATCAGGGCATTTAGGAAGGGTGGGCAAGCCTAGTAGCAGAGGGTGAAGAAGTATGGAAGGGCAAGGGAAGGTAGTGGCTACAGATTCCTGGTCCCAGCAGCCACCCAGGGCTTCCTTCAACTCATCCCTTGAGCTTAACCTCCATTCTCCAGGCCCATAGGCAGACCTAGGCTTAGTGCCCTGTGTCTTTCTGCCTCCTCACAAGACTGACCTTTGGGGCACCGTCTGCCCCAAGGCTAACATAAGCGGGGCTGTCTTCTCACCCCTCCCCAGGAAAGGAGACAGGGCAGGACCCTGGATAGCATCTAGGCTGAGTTTATCAGACCCCTTGAACAAAGAAGATAGGAGATGAATCAGTCCCCATGGCTGCCTGGCCCACCTTGGCTCTTGCCTTGGCAGGTCCCCAGAGAAAAGGCAAATGCAGTTTTATTGCATTGTTtcttaattattgttattattattattattattattattattatttacatttgatGCGTGAATAGAGGTGGTTCTTGGCCACCCCTTGCCCCCTGCCTTGGCCTCTCTGGAGCCTTCAGGTGGTGggcaggtggggagggagggaggtagggagggagggagggaagaggaagaggtatttcttttttttcttgatgatGCATGCAGATCAAATGGcaaacaccacacacacacacacacacacactcacactctcactctctctgtctgtcttacACACGTACATTCGCACTCAGACCCAGAAGGGccccctcctttcccccaaaCAAAGGAACCAAGGCCAAAGGGAAGGACAGCACAGCTTGATGGACTTCACTGGCTCAGTATAGGCTTTAGCATCGATCTCCCTGTAGTCTCCGTAGTCTATGTTATCATTGATATATTTGCAGAAGGCCGCATGTTCAAACTAGAGGAGttaccttttttctctctccagagGGACATGGGCACCATCTTTCCCTGTGCCTGGCCAAACTGCCAGCAGAAAGGGATTTGGGGGTTGTGTCCTTCCCACCCTCACCTCCAGAAGGCAGGCTGGGGGTCCCTTTGTGCCAGCAGTAAACAGacattctccctccccttttctgtctGGGCCCCAAGTTCTCAACTTGAACCCAGCTCTCCTTCCCTATCTGGGCAGCCAATACCTATTCCTCCAAAGCCCTCACTGAGGGGGAAGGTTATCTGCTCAGTGGCAGGGCCAGCTTGGACCTCTTGTAACTGTccaactttattttaatttaactattttctgttttgtgagcATGTgtgctctttcctttcccctggGCCCAGCCCTCATTTCAGTGTTAAATGAACATGTGCCACCCACTCCcaccagccagccagccagccagccagccttCCCAGAGCCCTAGTTGTTAGTCctgtccctctttcctcccctccagcTGAGCTGATTCCTAGGCTGGTTAGCTAGATGCCTGAGCCACCCCAAACCCTCTTCCTTCTCAGGACCTGTCCTGAGACCCTGGCCGATCCCACTAGGAGGAAGCCAGGAGAGCTAGCATAGGGCTACAGGTGGGAGCAgggtgggaagagacttgagtgGACCTGGGGCCTAGctttccccacccccaagctTGTGGCCCAAATCAGCTTTGTACCTCGTGGCTGAAGGCAGTGGTGGAAGCATGTGTGTGCCCTCTCCCTTATAGGGGTTGGGGGTGGGTGCCTACTGGGGTGCACCTGGGCCAGCAGTATTGCCCCATTGTccctttttcaaaaacaaaatgccCTTGTTTGTAAACCCTTCTTAGAagcttgaaaataaaaaaaaattaaaaacaaacaacaacaataataaaaaaaccaccaccaaaaaaaaatcccttttcctGTGCTGTGTCCATAGTGGAGAAAggctggggtggggagaggggggacAGGCAATAGAGCTTGTTCTCTGGGCATGGTAAGAAGAGAAACAGGCAAGTTAGAGAAGACTGCCCATTTCCCCCTTGCCTCTGGACTTGGGACAGGGTGGTCTGCCATATGGGCTGACCCTAGAGCCTGGGCCTGGGGCCTCAGTGGGAGCCTAGATGTAGTGTTGGACTGTGGTGATGCAGGCAGGTTGGCTGAGACTGACCTCGAGCCCATCTCTCCCAAGGTAGGGACTAGGGCCTTGAGCTGCCCTTCCCTGCGTCAACATGCTCAGCTCGGGTGTCCCGACCAGGAGATGGCCCTGACCAGATAACTCCCCTCCCTGCACCACCCACCCATCTGCCTGGATCTGTAGCCCTACCAATGGGTGCCTCTtctgcatgggggggggggggagcctgtgTTCCCAGTGCTCCCCTGAGTACTGTAGGCTCAATCCCAACAGGCCTCACTGCCCCCATTCCACGTCAGCACTAGTACTGGGTGGGTCTTAATCCTGACCCAGGAGCTTGTGAGACCAGCTTCTCCCTTCTCCAGCACAGACTCCAAGGACACTCCTAGGCTCCCTTGGAAGCAATATGGTGGGATGGGCcgctttcttccttcccctcctcctgcaGGCTCCCACACCTCTCCCAGCTAGAGTGGGTAGGTGCCAATGGGATGGGGATCTCACCCCCTCATCTTAGCTTGCCCTGTCTCTCCAGGGGACCTCTCATCCTTCATTCAGTTGGTTCTTGACTTCCCATCTGACACCACCCTCTCCTGGAGATGCTTCTGGGGCTCATCCAATGAAAACCCATTCTTCATGCTGGAAGGCTTATCTTATCTCCAGTTACTGAAGGGTTTAGTATGACAAAGGGAGGGCTGGGGAGCCTACCATCGCCCCAGAAGGGAAGCTAGCATTGGCTATTTTTCCTAAGAGGAcagcttccccttcccctcccaggtCTCTCGGAATCCTCTCTCCGTTGCTCCCAGGACAGCCCTGGGGCAGGTAGAATCCGGCATGAACGTGAGTAGGGGTGTTTTGTCGAGGGAGGAGGTGGCATCTGCTCAGGATTAGGGCATTCCTACCCCTGGGGCTCCCAAGTGACCCCACACCTTGGGCACCTGCTGGGGCCTCTTGGATGAACAGAGATGATCTGCCTCATTTTTAGAGGGCAAATTAGAGTCCAGGGAGAGGGAAGTACTTGCTCAAGACAACAGCTCTGCCAAAATTCGAGTCTTATGTTTCCATTCGGGTCTTTTCTACCTGACTAAGCTTGGCTTCACCCACTGCTATGCTCTTaaatctaccccccccccccacttgccGGGTGGGGGGTCCTTGTTCCCACCCAGAGGGCTGAGGTTTGCTCCAAAGGCACAGAATTAAGAAATGGGCACAACTGAGGTCTCTGAAAGATTTGGCCACTTCCTTGCTGGGAATATTTGGAGGGAAGGCGGTTATAGAGGTGGGACGCAGCTGGCGCCTGGTGGGTTCCCCAGAGCCAGCCATCATGTAGGTTTTCTCTGTGGCCAGTTTGCCCGCCTCCTGCTCTGCCAGACCCTGGACCCCGGCGCCCACCCTTCAACTTGGTTGTCTCCAGCTCAGACACATTCCGGAGGTTCCCAGGGCCATGCGTGGTGCCTGCCAACAGCCCTGTGTTTGTGGAGGTGATGGGGAGGGCTGAGAACTTGAATCCAAGGATCGTGGGATGGTTTTAGTTTTAATGCTAGATAGGAATCCAAGgctctgggtttgaattccatttCCCCTTTATTTCACTGCTCTGGGTTATGGTTCAAAGCCATCTAAAGCGGCAGCCAGGAGAGTGCTGCAGGTTCAGAGGAGAGGGGTTCGAACCCTGCCTCGTGTGTCAACCCCTCTGGACCTCAGTCTTCCCATCTGTAAGTTGGAGGAGTTGGACTGGATGGTGGGGGAGGAGTGGGGAGAATCACCTATTTCTAACTGCGATCCTATGAGATGTAAAGCGAGGAGGGTGGATTCGATTTCCACGACCCCAGCATAGACAAGTCTATGAACTGTGGGTTGGTAAGATGGCCAGGAATGGAAGTTGGGAGCCCAGCAGTGGGCCCACCTTGCCAGCTGACTCCCAGCTTCCTGTTCTTCAGGCCTCCTTGGCTCAGCCCTCTTCCCGATGGGGTCTTTTTTTGCACCGATGCTCCCTGTCACCCTCCTCCGACCCGACCCAGGGTTCTCCACTCCTGCTGCTACTAAGAGGAGGCTGCCCAGCTGAATCCTCTGTCTccttccaccccccaccccctgggTCCCTGCCCCAAACCAGGCTCAGCTTCCGCCTGCGCCCTATCTTCAACGCCTCTGTGCAGTTCCTACATTGCCAACTGGGACTCTGCCGCCGACGGGGCGCCCCACGGAGAGGCCCTCGAAGTGCCGACCAGCCCCCTCGGGTCtgtgaagtgggggtgggggcggggggcgggCAATACCCTGGTCCTCGAAGggagcaggggaggggagggattaGGTTTGGGGAttgatgggggtttcaggagagCATAGGATGTCTGGGTCTTTGCGTTGGTGTGGAGCCAAGGGGCACaggtgggaaggagaggaagatggaAGGGGGACCCCAACTGCCCTCACTCCCTCTGGGTCTCAGTGTCTCTCCCAGGACGAAGCCTGCACGGGCAGCGGGAGCAGAGAAGAGGTCGTTGGGGAAAGCCCCCATATCCACACCCTGTCCCAGCCCATCATTGTCACTGTGCCGCGGCCCCTCCACAGACCCCCTCGAATTCCCCCCAGTGAGACTCTTTAGCCCCACGCCCCTtcttgcggggggggggggtgagggggtgaGGAAAAGCTGCATTTCTGAATCCCGAGGAGAGTTTAGCTGCCTGGGTCCCCCGGGGAAGAATACTAGGGACTGCACACCTGGGCTAAAGAGCAGCGGCGGCCTCTGGGACTTGCAGCATCTAGCTCAGAGCCTGCCTGCTCCTCTCCTAAGATCAGCTGCCCAGAATCCTTCATCCCGAGCCGCAAGCCCCGGCTTGCGGGGGGCTGGACCCGGCCCCGGTTGTGGCCATCGCTGTGTCTGCCTTCGTCTTGGGGGCTGCCCTCACTGCCGGCTTGGGGCTGATCTATGTCCACACAGGTACGAGGGCCCTTCCTTCCTGGGCTGCCCCTCCGGAGGCTCCCTGAACGGCCAACAGGTGTATTTGCTGGGACTCCTGCCATTGGCTTGTCCTTACCAAGGGAGACTGCCTTTCCTATCCTCACCCGGGGGGGCTCTGCTCTGAagattcccctcccccaaatcaaGCCTTCCTTCTCTCTCGCAGCTCCGCCTCCACCCAGGGCAGCCCCCAGCGGATCTCCAAGCCCCTCCCCAGCCTAGGAGGCCCCAGGGAGAGCAGGTATCTGGGGGACACGACTTGGGGGGAAGGAGCCCCGGTTCTGGTGCATTTAGTCTGTGGCTTGATGAGGAGGTGGTCCTGAGAGAAGCCTTTGGTAACGAACGGGGTGGAAGGAGCTTTGAGTCAGGCGCTGTGGGTCCACGTTCCAGCCCTTCCACGTATTAGCGGGATCCTTTTTCAGAACCTTATTCACTGTAAAACGAAGGGCTTCCGTTACTGATCTCTAATCCATTTACAAAATTGCCTTACCTTCGGTCCTTCGTATCAAGTCTAAGAAtaaagagtgacaagggctaggcaactggggttaagtgacttgcccaggatcacacagccaggaagagtcttgaggtcaaatttgaacccaggtcctctgtacaccaggcctggctgtctatccactgggCCCCTAATTCACTTCTAAATCCTGTCATTCTATGATAGCTCTGCTGCCAAGTCCTGGTCCTACAAAGCCTGGCAGGAGCCAAGTTCCTCTCCTTCCCTGGTAGAAGCACTACTACCTCCATGGCTCTCTCTACCTGAGATCTCCAAACTTGAAAAATAAACCTGAATTTCCTGCAGCTGTGGACCCTGCTCCTTTGTGCAGTGACAGGCCATGGGTATACGTAAGAAAGGTTAGGGGTCATACCAGCCAGAAAGTCACTGGGTGCTTCCCAGGATTGGCTCTGCCACATGCCACCTCAGAGGCCTTGTGCAAACTCATTTCCCTTCTCAATTCAGTTCAgcaagaatgaaatgagcatttGCTGTGTACTAGATATATTAAGGATGCACAGACAAGAACAGAACAGTCTTCTCCCCTCAGTGAATTTGCACTCTATTAAGGAGGAAGACACATATGTAACCTGTAATCCAAagtccccccctccctccttctgctAAAACCTTGGGTTTGTAAGAAAAGGTGTCTAGTCTGGAGCTTACATTTTAGAGGAGAACCGATGCGGGTGAAAGGTGGGACTTAAAGCTAGGTCTTCCTGTTTCTATCTGTAGAGAAATATTTAAACTAAAACTTAGATTTGGCTCATGACTTGGTTTCCCCAAAAGTGGACATAGGACAATTTCTGAAGttgatgtagaaaaaaaaatctcttgaagGCCCGAATCTAGAgtcatggtggcaaacctatggcacatgtgccagagggggccctcagagctctctctgtgggcatgtagcCATCACcacagcacagagttcaccagagaaCAGTtattagaaagtcagagggatgagggcagggctgctcccctcccactctccacatgtgcctgaggacatttctcatcaTCTGCCCCTCAAAAAGGTTTGCAATCACTGATCTAGAGGAATATGCTTCTTAAGTAATTAAAAATCACTCCTCTTTTGCAGAGGAGTTTGGGGTTCATGAACATTGTCCATACATGCCCCTGTCAGCTAAGCATCCCTGtgtacctacctacctacctacctacctacctacctacctacctacctcctCCAGGTTCTTCTCCTGCAAGGCAGCATTAGCTGCTACAGAGTTGGAGAGTGTatagatggaaaatttgcaacacctgagctacattcccagcatccttttaagttatgtccttattttacataaggatggttgagagataaatttggctgagaccctcACTACTTGGCTCTTTTTTGGAGCTTGTGCCTTTGGTAAAATACTGCAaatgtgagtctctggctctctttgctctgctcacttgactgaaagaaccttttttcttttccctctcttttgatttattattttaaaatcctatatatttttaaatactaggaatatttgttcatttttactcctataaaagggaaagaagggaaggaatttatTCATCTTTTGCACTCAAAAATAAGgcacaaggaaatgagaaaagagggagttctgaAGAGTGGGACAGCTCAGTTTGCTTTATAGATCATGGTGGAAGAGGGCACAGTTCATCAATCAACCATTTAGTCTCTCTAACTTGAgacctgccatcttggaatcagcTTTATTCATGGAGACCTAATCAGAGGCACTCTTTGGGTCTTTGGCAAGGTGCCAAGTACTTGTCAGCCCACCCTGGAAGTGCCTTTTAGATGCCTACAGGCAAAGGCTGAATCTTCTCCAGTTAATTAAAGAATTCATTAAATTGATCATGGATTCTTCTTATCACCTTAGCTGTCCCAGAAAATCAAACTAGGGTGCTTTGGTGCACATTGAGAAATAATCCTCCATTCTAAATAGTTCTCTGGGATCTGGGGAAGTCCAGGCATTGTCTTCTCTTTGATGTCCTCCTTCCAGGATTGTTATGCAAATTCAAAAAAGCAAGTCATGTTTTGCATGCCCCTGTCATTGGTTATCATCTGTCTTGGCTTTTGCAAAGGACTATCTCAATCTAAacaattaggggaaaaaataaaaattttaaacgaAAATGGctagaaataacaaaaatagatgaaagaacacttttctgccttagagaaGAAATCTAGTTCCAGCTGATCTCACAAGACAAGTGTGACTCCTCATCAGGGACTACTTTGGATCTGCTGGAAATTGACCCTTCATTCCGAAGTAAAGAACCAAACTATTCtgaacaaaaaatcaacttcccCAAATGGATCCCTACAATACACAGGACAATCTAAGTGGAAGTCCAGACAAGTTGTCTTAACTCATTGTATGCCACTGTCCCATAACTTCACATTCCAGAAAAGAAATCTCCTGggtgatgtaaaaattaaattagtatctagtaatagaaatattatattttatgaggtttattaaagattattagaaatcaaggaataaagtaatacaaacaaaataagaaaacctgtGCCTAgcgctgattagcccattcaaagcttacttactacatcttgcaaatggcCTAGCAGAGAGaagtgggaggcagagagccagttaaatactaaattgtgatctcgcccaggtggagactcaggtgagattatagggaattctgggaaataccaaggacttctggggattgaagtccagggttcaaatctccattttacattccccccggaGGCCtggggaagactagtctctctgctgGGTCTTataacataccaactttgaaattataacaatttgaggataagaggaaaagagaacaaaaccaataattgctagacacattgacaaaaaaacagttgggggcagtcccctttgacatgaaagtatacatacaaataaatgttcaatcaaccacacccaaagttcattcttgatcttctcatgcatcTTGtgatctgtggaggcatcttcatggtatcttctccaaacagttcagtttctggaatttctctctcaaggaatgtaaactttgctatttaaaataataataattttacagtGGTACTGGTACAGTCATTGGTGTGTGCATTTAATCAGTGTTCCAGTTGATACCTGACCTGCTTCAGTATCAACAATATCAACAAAATCTAGATAAAGATAAAGTGTCACTTACTCATCAGTTAACAACTAAGGGAAGAATGCAGTTTATAATTTTACCCACCAAGTGGTACACTACAACCACTAGCCTAGTGGTCTTATCGTGGTCATTTTGATGCATGTGCAAAaggtgtctctctttctttgcaCAGGCAGCAAATTGCCAAGCCACTGGTTTCAAAAGGGATTTgccaagggaaaaacaaaaacaacactcGTTGACCTGAGTTCTGAATTCAAGCCAAGGAGTTATTAAATATCAcaccaaaaatagaaaaaattaaagagaCCTCTGGCTCATTATAGCTGTACCCCAAAGTTTGGCTCTAGGAAAATCTGCAAAATGAAATTTAAGTACAGTTTATGTCTGGATTTCCCTAAATGTGGGTAACAGATCCCAACTCCCATGTATACACTCATTGTACAGTATGGCTACTGAGTACAAGACAACCTTTCAGGCCATCCTTCCTCCTcactaaaaagaaaaggatgcATTGGAACCCTGAAACAAAtgcctaaaaataaaatactaatagtCTATTTAATCCCCCTTGATGGATAAAGACTCTCAGGACCTTAGCCAGATCCTGTATTCTCTGAGCAACTCTGCATGATAAGGAGTAGGGGTTGGTAAGATCCAGATCTCCTGACCTGACTCCAATTCTCCAGCTAATTGGtgatcctctttcttctttttttatatttgtttttattatttaaaaaatcaccttaccttcatcttagaatcaatagcatatattagttacaaggcagaagagcagtaagggctaggcaataggggttaaatgacttgcccagggtcatgcagctgagaagtgtctgaagtcagatttgaatttatgacctctcatctctaggcctgggtcttaATACACtgaattacccagctgccccaattctctttcttctaaaaAAACATACTTTTGTTGAGGGAGCCTTCTTCTTCTCAGACTGGGGTCCTAACTCTTACTCTTGGGATTTCCCAAATTTAGGATTACTTTAACCTCCATTGACTAgaccttgccacttttctgccttagaattaagtattgattctaatgcagaagataaggcctttaaaaaaaagaaataataaagcaaagtcaaaagactgaaaaaaattgaagaaaatgtaaaatattttatagaaaaaaatagctgacttagaaaacagatccaggagaaataATGTAAGAATTTTTGTACTTCCTGAAAACCATGATTAGAAAAAAGTctaaacatcatatttcaagaaattataaaaagaaaactgcccagatatatATACTCTTAGAGCTTGGgagtaaagtagaaattgaaataatccactgGTCCACctgaaattccaaaatgaaagaaactccaaaatgaaaaccCATGAGAATATTAGAGCCAAAACCTTCAGCTCCCaagtcaagaaaaataataacatagtACAATcagccaaaaagaaagaatttaagtacCAAGGAACCTGTTGGGATTGGCAAGGAAGGCTTTGGAATCCTACACATTCTTCTCAACTCTCCACTGGTACTACATCTTAACCAGTGAAACCAACCATCAAACCcttcaataaaaaataagaatccCCCTTATTTTTTACAAAAGATTTAACAGCCACCATTTAAAGGAATGGAGAGCTTAGAATATTatttccagaaagcaaaggatctaggattacaaccaagaatataCTACCCACAAAACAGTATAATTTTCAAGTGGgtctttaataaaatagaggttTTTTTCAAACATTCTTAAAGTAAAAACCAAAGCTAGatagaaaatttaacattcaaaCACAGGACTCAAGAGAAGCACTGAGTGAGAAGTCAAATAAGGTTAATCTTTTTATCTTCTTATATGGGGAAATGATACATGTAACCCCTCAGAACTTTATCATTACCAAGTACCTTGTAGTAATTAACTAGAGAGTATAAGTATAATTCTATTAAATTTGGatgatctcaaaagaagaatggaagataagaacaatcaaggaaaattattttgcacAAAAGAGTCATtcggggggcagctaggtggctcagtggattaagagccaggcctagagacaggaggtcctaaattctaatctggcttcagatgcttcccagctgtgtgaccctggacaagtcacttaactcccaatgcctagcccttactgcttttctgccttggaaccaatacacagtagtgattctgaCAGAtattaaggcttaaaaaaaagaatcattcaaAGAAGATTTTATACAATAGGGAAGGCTGAGAGGGGGTGGGAAGCAGGAAACATCTGAAATCTAGTCTCTGCTGAACTggttaaaggaaggaagaatagcaTATACACAAAATAGGGTACAAAAATTCATCTTtcccagaagagaagagaagggaaagagattaGAAGAAAGGAGGTGGAAAAGAGAGAGTAGATTAGGAGCAGCAGTGGACAGAAGAAAATAGACTATTAAAGAGAAGATAGGGAAAAGAAGATAATAGAAGAGGATACAggtgtgacatggaaatcacttttaaaagactgatatatattaatttaaggtcgccaaggaattcagctatgtaattccttaatgaaaactcaagtcagccgtcaaccttttatggagttttaattacaaacaggaggaagaaaggaattagagatagagagatagagggagagagaaaggggagagaagggaatagggcttaaataccccttctgtttaggctgggccaaaaggctcaagcc
This sequence is a window from Monodelphis domestica isolate mMonDom1 chromosome 3, mMonDom1.pri, whole genome shotgun sequence. Protein-coding genes within it:
- the TGFBR3L gene encoding transforming growth factor-beta receptor type 3-like protein, whose translation is MGGGGRILHEGVRTFRNFNQSRVWLLVAVVQQQHWLFFLRGQLPLPLPGLSESSLRCSQDSPGAGRIRHELCPPPALPDPGPRRPPFNLVVSSSDTFRRFPGPCVVPANSPVFVEASLAQPSSRWGLFLHRCSLSPSSDPTQGSPLLLLLRGGCPAESSVSFHPPPPGSLPQTRLSFRLRPIFNASVQFLHCQLGLCRRRGAPRRGPRSADQPPRCLSQDEACTGSGSREEVVGESPHIHTLSQPIIVTVPRPLHRPPRIPPNQLPRILHPEPQAPACGGLDPAPVVAIAVSAFVLGAALTAGLGLIYVHTAPPPPRAAPSGSPSPSPA